From a region of the Tachysurus fulvidraco isolate hzauxx_2018 chromosome 5, HZAU_PFXX_2.0, whole genome shotgun sequence genome:
- the gnb1b gene encoding guanine nucleotide binding protein (G protein), beta polypeptide 1b, translating to MSELDQLRQEAEQLKNQIRDARKACADATLSQITANIDPVGRIQMRTRRTLRGHLAKIYAMHWGSDSRLLVSASQDGKLIIWDSYTTNKVHAIPLRSSWVMTCAYAPSGNYVACGGLDNICSIYSLKTREGNVRVSRELAGHTGYLSCCRFLDDNQIVTSSGDTTCALWDIETGQQTTTFAGHTGDVMSLSLAPDSRTFVSGACDASAKLWDVREGMCRQTFTGHESDINAICFFPNGNAFATGSDDATCRLFDLRADQELMVYSHDNIICGITSVAFSKSGRLLLAGYDDFNCNVWDSLKADRAGVLAGHDNRVSCLGVTDDGMAVATGSWDSFLKIWN from the exons atgagtgAACTGGATCAGTTACGCCAGGAGGCTGAGCAGCTGAAAAACCAGATCAGA gatGCGAGGAAAGCCTGTGCAGATGCCACACTATCACAG atAACGGCTAACATCGACCCCGTGGGGAGAATCCAGATGCGCACAAGGCGAACACTGAGGGGACATCTGGCTAAGATCTATGCTATGCACTGGGGCTCTGACTCCAG GCTGCTGGTCAGTGCATCCCAGGATGGTAAACTCATTATTTGGGACAGTTATACTACAAACAAG GTCCATGCTATCCCACTGCGCTCATCCTGGGTGATGACATGTGCCTACGCTCCCTCAGGAAACTACGTGGCCTGCGGAGGCCTAGATAACATTTGCTCCATCTACAGCCTGAAGACCCGCGAAGGCAATGTGCGCGTCAGCCGTGAGCTTGCTGGACACACAG GTTACCTGTCCTGCTGTCGTTTCCTTGACGATAACCAGATTGTCACAAGTTCTGGTGACACCACCTG TGCGCTCTGGGATATAGAGACTGGTCAGCAGACAACCACTTTCGCAGGTCACACTGGAGATGTGATGAGCCTGTCCTTGGCTCCAGATTCGAGAACCTTTGTCTCAGGAGCTTGCGATGCCTCTGCTAAGCTGTGGGATGTGCGCGAGGGCATGTGCAGACAGACCTTTACTGGCCACGAGTCCGACATCAACGCCATTTGT TTCTTCCCTAATGGCAATGCATTTGCCACCGGCTCAGATGACGCCACTTGCCGGCTATTTGACCTGCGTGCGGATCAGGAGCTAATGGTTTACTCACATGACAACATCATTTGTGGCATCACCTCAGTGGCTTTCTCCAAGAGCGGCCGCCTGCTGCTCGCCGGCTACGATGACTTCAACTGCAATGTTTGGGACAGCCTGAAGGCCGACCGTGCAG GTGTGTTGGCTGGCCATGACAACCGTGTCAGCTGTTTGGGTGTGACTGATGATGGCATGGCTGTGGCTACAGGGTCCTGGGACAGCTTCCTCAAGATCTGGAACTGA
- the cysltr3 gene encoding cysteinyl leukotriene receptor 2, which yields MAGSVLGNYESLNQTNCTQFKYLAYTITYTIMVPFGLFSNLAALFVFLRETTKKSASTVFMTNLAISDVCFSLTLPFRLIYYFRDCHWDFWDWLCRWCVYSFYVNLYTSVLFLTGLSVLRYIAVVHPIRNKSLVTKRRASFACFCIWVFVAIMSIPFLMTGTKEANNKTSCFEIKNMRDWKRVEKLNYLGLVFGFLIPFITILGCYGCIIQRLFASRKLQNRRKKQSQRWRTLSLIIVILSTFLLCFAPYHIVRTLHLRAAVTGNKVQETKLLKILVITLCMAAANSCLNPLLYYFAGESFRTSFSRASRRMTISSLSDSMRLSRYSWNLRNQPGTQRRRCQSIDMVQHTEEKLDLGR from the coding sequence GTTCTGTTCTTGGGAATTATGAATCTCTAAATCAAACCAACTGCACCCAGTTCAAATACTTAGCGTACACTATCACTTATACCATAATGGTTCCATTTGGACTGTTCAGTAATTTGGCTGCTCTGTTTGTGTTCTTGAGAGAGACAACTAAGAAGTCAGCCAGCACTGTGTTCATGACAAATCTGGCTATTTCTGATGTTTGCTTCTCCTTAACATTGCCCTTTCGCCTGATTTACTACTTTAGGGACTGTCATTGGGACTTTTGGGACTGGCTGTGTCGCTGGTGTGTGTACTCCTTCTATGTTAACCTCTATACCAGTGTGCTGTTTCTCACAGGACTAAGCGTTCTGCGATATATTGCTGTGGTGCACCCCATTCGAAATAAGAGCCTGGTGACGAAACGGCGGGCCAGTTTCGCATGTTTTTGCATTTGGGTGTTTGTTGCGATTATGTCCATTCCTTTCCTGATGACAGGGACGAAGGAGGCTAACAATAAAACAAGCTGTTTTGAAATTAAAAACATGAGAGACTGGAAACGAGTGGAAAAACTCAATTATTTGGGCCTGGTGTTTGGCTTCCTGATCCCATTTATCACCATCCTGGGCTGCTATGGGTGCATCATCCAAAGACTATTTGCCAGTCGGAAGTTACAGAATCGGCGGAAAAAGCAGAGCCAGCGCTGGCGAACGTTGTCTCTAATCATTGTTATTCTCAGCACCTTCCTGCTATGCTTTGCACCGTACCACATAGTCCGCACACTTCATCTGCGGGCTGCTGTAACGGGAAATAAAGTTCAGGAGACAAAACTGCTCAAGATTTTGGTCATCACTTTGTGCATGGCTGCAGCCAACAGTTGCCTGAACCCCTTATTATACTATTTTGCTGGAGAGAGCTTCCGAACCTCCTTCAGTAGGGCCTCACGCCGCATGACAATCAGCTCTTTAAGTGATAGTATGCGTCTGTCACGATATTCGTGGAACCTGAGGAACCAACCAGGAACCCAGAGGAGGAGGTGTCAGTCCATAGACATGGTACAGCATACAGAGGAAAAGCTGGACTTGGGCAGATag